Proteins from a genomic interval of Cryptococcus neoformans var. grubii H99 chromosome 8, complete sequence:
- a CDS encoding multidomain RhoGEF, producing MQSNQWGQYPYSQQQQPSFINSQPTGFPGAGLQPMQTGFPQQQRPQQTGIVGAQPGQNYAFLSQPPSSNFRGNGLAPQMTGFPGGAGMVSQQTGMMPQQTGFNATANAGRMMPQQTGFQGGMMSQPTGMMSQPTGMGLTPQQTGWQGGAGLMSQPTGVGRLQAQPTGMPHDPRLQTMMQSFMPSNMSQPFSSGVPQFAQSSQPLQQTFQSLLQNPSVNTPKIPWTLSRQEKKDYDQIFRAWDTKGDGFISGEMARNVFGQSGLSQDDLMKIWNLSDVDNRGKLNLPEFHVAMGLIYRALNGNQIPDKLPEELVPASMRDIDSTVNFMKDLLKHESTSRPGTASPAYSTPASASKDALLYKHSDEVPSTYKPSSRHLDRKSVRYAGEDPDAGLKDIRRKLENTSSLLEKSAEKSAEDEELEEEIETLQYRVKRIQEDIEYTSKGRRTAEKDEERRKLERELLYLMHEKLPELERRQERRREEKAMEERAGVRRRDERNKTHGRFDDRDRDRDEYERYRGTYDRERDRSRERDRYDYDRDRRDRSRDRSRDRYDRYDKYDRDRRDDRDRYDRERPRSPTGARSPPPAPPPPSASATSTSAPPPPPAPTSSSSVPSTKSMTPEERKAYIREQAQRRIQERLKALGVSSEDKEEEVDTSVQDRLEKEKQEAEEKSRKAEEAQKERDEARRRRLAEAGGGAAEPKSEEKPTEPAPPLKSAMKKPAAPPPAPTSRSKAAPVPPPSRAHPAPPAPTAPVPPAAPTPPTPQPPTPKPEEDDPEELELRRREEAAAKAKAERRARLEALQREEEEERRQEEALLAVRKNRSLGASPVPPAAETPKEEARSPAAPSPAPPAPAAPPAPPAPPAPPAESGEPEWEDITEKQVDESDSSDDEYTTSRAGRQGLAQALFGNIMGGSSPSTSRPGSAAPQAPKEPPKALANLGGGNPEQGRGALLSAIQGGARLKKAQTVDKSGPPGVGKVIGDAAPPSHIQETPREHAPPSPEAAPAPVEERAPSPAPPSEDSFVSGNPNRQSIDWYAGLAADASHPAASVGETSMLEPPQEEEEEKEQDGYEQIEKPHVQIEGEDDLEEFDFATTIRVRALYEFVGTRDVDLSFKEDVVIEAHPAKDESSPWWYGTVVKDGSKGWFPKNYVEHIQAVHAKAIYSYAAGDPDQLPFAEGDILEVVDRSENDWWKVENTGIIFLVPAAYLEVIDGVVSAHGARDGNLGVSPEPAAPTDTDAQPMSTIPEVTNAMEQLKLPAEGYQGAEISDSLQPTEDSHRLSVHSIPPPLRSRPRAISTLSIASTAMSHTPSFITDNEEDEGESSSDDSILSFWSSDESSSESEDVNEPEEEPPTDDRVADIEKPKKERRAAPKPPKKETDAEKEVERKKREEQRQAILAATGLQLKREPSGAPAQRFGRVVSRRRPAPNVPGRKKRHAPAVPEGKSKKLPSLSSKELQSGRLETGDAYARYEAFLAQSAQVQSKPLPRPEPVRAESRPSSQVLSPQLTGPAEGAALSSASTTTSLPTSTLSLGKETGGKITGFFKSMMAPHGHEPKRPSISGPTITRVDEPPASPAPGSGIFTSSEEVDAGFGKTWSSLVEPSVLETMDKRERKRQEAIFEFIATEIGYNRDLQLIVEVFYASLLPLLDEKALTVIFANIEDILLFNTGFLSALEERQKAARLYIDRIGDVLSFLNEAGVYMTYCVNQHQAIKLLQSLREEKPELDAHLRHIQATNSSIRGLDLSHYLLIPMQRITRYPLLIKQIIAYTPYDSSDLPPLQSVLHAVEGIVSRINESVREAEGQERLRVLSENLWIGGEGRLDLTAPTAFLGPRKLIKEGPISKAKSGRKLSMVLCNDIIVLLEDKSLYRMPLALHEVEVRQTRDSTGFALKADQRRGGDTIALRAASASDAKDWMRKIDKARKRVLTTNRKTRARR from the exons ATGCAGTCGAACCAGTGGGGGCAATACCCCTACAGccagcaacagcaaccCTCATTCATCAACTCCCAGCCAACAGGCTTCCCTGGGGCTGGTCTCCAGCCCATGCAGACCGGCTTCCCTCAGCAACAGCGTCCGCAACAGACAGGCATCGTAGGAGCTCAACCAGGCCAGAATTATGCCTTCCTCAGTCAGCCTCCTTCGAGCAATTTCAGGGGGAATGGACTTGCTCCGCAGATGACCGGGTTTCCGGGCGGTGCAGGCATGGTATCCCAGCAGACAGGAATGATGCCCCAACAGACTGGGTTCAATGCTACTGCGAACGCTGGTAGGATGATGCCTCAACAGACTGGATTTCAAGGGGGTATGATGTCTCAGCCAACAGGAATGATGTCTCAACCCACAGGGATGGGATTGACTCCGCAACAGACCGGTTGGCAGGGTGGTGCTGGCTTGATGTCGCAGCCCACCGGCGTTGGCAGGTTGCAGGCTCAACCTACTGGTATGCCTCATGATCCAAGACTGCAAACTATGATGCAGAGCTTCATGCCTAGCAATATGTCCCAG CCATTTTCTTCGGGCGTTCCCCAGTTTGCTCAGTCATCGCAGCCTCTGCAGCAGACTTTCCAATCGCTTTTGCAAAATCCTTCTGTCAATACCCCCAAGATTCCGTGGACTCTCTCTCGtcaagagaagaaggattatGACCAAATCTTCAGGGCTTGGGATACCAAGGGTGATGGATTCATTTCTGGTGAGATGGCCAGGAACGTCTTTGGTCAGAGCGGTTTGAGTCAAGACGATCTCATGAAGATCTG GAACCTCTCCGATGTTGATAACAGAGGCAAACTCAACTTGCCCGAGTTCCACGTTGCGATGGGTCTTATTTACCGAG CCCTTAATGGCAACCAGATCCCTGACAAGCTTCCCGAGGAGCTCGTCCCTGCCTCTATGCGAGACATTGACTCCACGGTCAACTTCATGAAAgatcttctcaaacacGAGTCTACTTCTCGGCCGGGCACCGCCTCCCCTGCGTACTCGACCCCTGCCAGTGCTTCCAAGGACGCTCTTCTTTACAAGCACTCTGACGAAGTGCCTTCCACATACAAGCCCTCTTCCAGGCACCTCGACCGCAAGTCTGTGCGTTATGCCGGCGAAGATCCCGATGCCGGCTTGAAAGACATTCGACGAAAGCTCGAGAACACCTCTTCCTTACTCGAGAAGTCTGCTGAAAAATCTgcagaggacgaagagcttgaagaggagattgagactTTGCAATACCGTGTGAAGCGTATCCAAGAGGATATTGAGTATACTTCCAAGGGTCGTCGTACGGCTGAAAAGGACGAGGAACGCCGAAAGCTTGAAAGAGAATTGCTTTATCTCATGCACGAAAAGCTTCCCGAGCTTGAGCGGAGgcaggagaggaggagggaagaaaaggccaTGGAGGAGCGTGCCGGTGTAAGGAGACGAGACGAAAGAAACAAGACTCATGGGAGATTTGATGATCGAGACAGAGACAGGGATGAGTATGAGAGATACCGCGGGACATATGATAGGGAGAGGGACAGAAGTCGGGAGAGGGATAGGTATGACTATGACAGGGACCGGCGAGACAGATCGCGAGATAGGTCTCGTGACAGGTATGACAGGTATGACAAGTATGATCGCGATAGGCGGGATGACCGCGACAGGTATGACCGTGAGCGACCTCGATCACCTACCGGCGCGCGCTCCCCACCCCCtgcacctcctcccccatCCGCCTCTGCTACCTCCACATctgcccctccccctcccccagctccaacatcctcttcctccgtccCTTCTACAAAGAGTATGACTCCTGAGGAGCGAAAAGCTTACATCCGTGAGCAGGCTCAACGACGTATCCAAGAGCGTCTCAAAGCTCTAGGTGTTTCCTCCGAGGataaagaggaggaagttgaTACCAGCGTGCAGGACagattggagaaggagaagcaagaagccgaagagaagagtagaaaggcagaagaagcgcaaaaggaaagagatgaagctaggaggaggagattggcAGAGGCTGGCGGTGGTGCTGCGGAGCCTAAGAGCGAGGAAAAGCCCACTGAACCTGCGCCTCCTTTGAAGAGTGCCATGAAGAAGCCCGCcgcccctcctcctgcaccCACATCCCGCAGCAAGGCCGCACCTGtgcctccaccttctcGTGCCcatcctgctcctcctgccCCTACAGCTCCCGTCCCCCCTGCCGCTCCCACTCCTCCCACCCCTCAGCCTCCTACGCCCAAACCCGAGGAAGACGATCCTGAAGAGCTCGAGCTCCGACGTCGCGAAGAAGCCGCtgccaaagccaaagccGAGCGTCGAGCGAGGTTGGAAGCTCTgcaaagggaagaggaagaggagcgaagacaagaagaggctTTGCTCGCAGTTAGAAAGAATAGGAGTCTTGGGGCTAGTCCGGTTCCACCTGCGGCCGAGACACCCAAGGAGGAAGCTAGGTCACCTGCTGCTCCTTCCCCTGCACCTCCTGCGCCTGCCGCCCCACCTGCCCCACCCGCGCCCCCAGCGCCTCCCGCGGAGTCTGG CGAACCCGAGTGGGAGGATATCACCGAGAAGCAAGTCGACGAGTCCGATTCTTCCGACGACGAGTATACTACTTCTCGTGCTGGTCGTCAAGGCCTGGCACAGGCTTTGTTCGGTAACATTATGGGTGgttcatctccttctactTCCCGTCCAGGCTCCGCGGCTCCTCAAGCACCAAAGGAGCCCCCCAAGGCACTTGCTAATCTTGGCGGTGGAAACCCCGAGCAAGGAAGGGGTGCATTATTGTCCGCTATTCAGGGTGGTGCCAGGTTGAAAAAGGCTCAAACCGTTGACAAATCTGGACCTCCCGGTGTCGGCAAGGTTATTGGTGACGCCGcgcctccttctcacaTCCAGGAAACTCCCCGAGAGCACGCGCCACCATCTCCCGAggctgctcctgctcctgtGGAAGAACGAGCTCCTTCCCCCGCCCCACCTTCGGAGGACTCGTTCGTCAGTGGTAACCCTAACCGTCAGTCGATTGACTGGTACGCTGGTCTCGCTGCCGATGCCTCCCACCCGGCTGCCAGCGTGGGCGAGACATCCATGCTTGAGCCCCctcaggaggaggaagaagagaaagagcaaGATGGATACGAGCAAATTGAGAAGCCGCACGTCCAAATcgagggtgaagatgacCTGGAGGAGTTTGATTTCGCTACCA CCATCCGAGTGCGAGCACTCTACGAATTTGTCGGCACCCGAGACGTGGACCTTAGCTtcaaggaggatgtggtGATTGAGGCTCACCCTGCAAAGGATGAGTCCAGCCCCTGGTGGTATGGCACCGTGGTGAAAGACGGCAGTAAGGGTTGGTTCCCCAAGAACTATGTCGAGCACATTCAGG CTGTGCACGCGAAAGCCATTTATTCCTACGCCGCTGGCGACCCCGACCAATTGCCCTTCGCTGAAGGGGACATCCTCGAAGTCGTTGACCGATCCGAAAATGACTGGTGGAAGGTCGAAAACACtggcatcatcttccttgtGCCTGCTGCATACTTAGAAGTTATCGATG GAGTCGTGTCTGCTCATGGTGCAAGAGACGGTAACTTAGGCGTCAGTCCTGAGCCAGCGGCTCCTACTGACACTGACGCGCAACCAATGTCCACGATTCCGGAAGTCACCAACGCCATGGAACAACTCAAGCTGCCAGCTGAAGGATACCAGGGAGCCGAAATCTCGGACTCACTGCAACCCACTGAGGATTCACATAGACTGAGCGTTCACAGTATCCCGCCTCCGCTTCGCTCCCGTCCTAGAGCCATTTCAACGCTCTCAATAGCGAGCACGGCCATGTCGCACACACCATCGTTCATCACGGacaatgaagaggatgaaggggaaTCTTCATCTGATGACTCAATACTTAGCTTTTGGTCTTCTGACGAGTCTAGTTCTGAATCTGAAGATGTGAATGAACCTGAAGAGGAACCACCTACAGATGATAGGGTGGCCGACATTGAGAAGCCAAAGAAGGAACGCCGTGCGGCGCCCAAACCTCCCAAAAAGGAAACCGACGCTGAAAAGGAAGTTGAGCGTAAAAAGCGTGAAGAACAACGCCAGGCTATTCTTGCTGCCACTGGCCTTCAACTCAAGCGTGAGCCATCCGGAGCGCCCGCGCAAAGATTTGGGCGAGTTGTATCCAGAAGAAGACCAGCTCCTAACGTCCCaggcagaaagaaaagacaCGCCCCAGCAGTGCCCGAAGGTAAAAGCAAAAAACTACCTAGCCTTTCATCGAAAGAACTTCAGTCAGGCAGATTGGAGACAGGAGATGCGTACGCCCGGTACGAGGCATTCCTCGCCCAGTCTGCTCAGGTTCAATCCAAACCTCTACCTCGACCTGAACCAGTTCGGGCCGAATCTCGGCCGTCATCCCAGgttctttctcctcaacTTACTGGGCCTGCAGAGGGAGCTGCTCTATCTTCTGCATCAACCACAacttctcttcccacttCCACCCTGTCACTCGGTAAGGAGACAGGCGGAAAAATCACCGGTTTTTTCAAGAGCATGATGGCGCCACATGGACATGAACCTAAACGTCCATCCATTAGCGGTCCTACGATTACGAGGGTAGATGAACCTCCTGCCTCCCCGGCACCTGGATCAGGTATTTTCACCTCAAGTGAAGAAGTAGATGCTGGGTTTGGTAAGACTTGGTCTAGTCTGGTAGAACCAAGTGTTTTAGAAACGATGGATaagagggagagaaagaggcaaGAAGCGATTTTTGAATTCATCGCTACTGAGATTGGTTATAATAGAGATTTGCAATTGATCGTGGAG GTGTTTTACGCCTCTCTTTTGCCTCTGCTGGACGAGAAAGCTCTTACTGTCATCTTTGCCAACATTGAGGACATCCTTTTGTTCAATACTGGATTTCTCAGTgctttggaagagaggcAAAAAGCAGCAAGGTTGTATATCGACAGGATCGGTGATGTGTTGAGTTTTCTCAATGAAGCTGGAGTATATATG ACTTACTGTGTGAATCAGCACCAAGCTATCAAGCTTCTACAGAGCctgagggaggagaagcCTGAGCTGGATGCCCATTTGAGG CACATTCAAGCGACCAACAGCTCTATTCGAGGCCTCGATCTTTCCCATTATCTCCTCATACCGA TGCAACGAATAACGCGTTACCCTCTTCTTATCAAGCAAATCATCGCTTACACTCCTTACGACTCGTCCGATTTACCCCCTCTCCAATCGGTATTGCATGCAGTTGAAGGGATTGTATCTAGGATCAACGAGAGCGTGAGGGAAGcggaagggcaagaacgATTGAGAGTATTGAGTGAGAATCTGTGGATTGGAGGCGAAGG ACGACTTGATTTAACGGCTCCAACGGCGTTCCTCGGCCCTAGAAAGCTTATCAAAGAGGGGCCTATATCCAAGGCCAAGTCAGGTAGGAAACTCAGCATGGTTCTATGTAACGATATCATCGTCCTTCTCGAGGATAAAAGTCTTTACCGCATG CCATTGGCATTGCATGAGGTTGAAGTGCGACAGACGAGAGATTCGACGGGCTTCGCGCTGAAGGCGGACCAGAGAAGGGGAGGGGATACTATTGCCCTCAG GGCTGCAAGTGCCAGTGACGCGAAAGATTGGATGCGGAAGATTGATAAAGCGAGGAAAAGAGTTTTGACGACTAATA GAAAGACAAGGGCACGAAGATAA
- a CDS encoding SAGA-associated factor 73, variant, giving the protein MPLRLNPRSPLPPFSFSTSPSPAPSPYAQSQAGETPRPPADFLPEKDMHMFGTYPLLAGNEEGRGLVKCGRCGKVGMEWAAAEHRRVCNHVLDGAPLVTKKSAKIMDTKKRRASEDVSISPSKRARLPSPSSSGIPEEYKGLKKNEIKKLQKDKIRAEKREAKERERLEIAERKRQRANNPINYDRQCGVINDKGHPCARSLTCKTHTVGAKRAVQGRTRPYDELYLDWQREHNPNFKEPVKKDKVEKKKEKKKGDTEDDEVLAEGEEGRREISELIALTRMAGERCKHHISTLGHIPPQPTLTPGVPPPAAPPRPQQRPAKKPPFQPTWRSSSSANDFSDVGRMLVQALAARSRPAVGGLTVQVPVPGGGVVPGSSSAGVQGQAVKIPVS; this is encoded by the exons ATGCCGCTCAGACTCAACCCAcgctctcctcttcctccattttcattctcaacctctcccTCACCAGCACCGTCTCCATATGCTCAATCTCAAGCAGGAGAGACGCCCCGGCCGCCAGCCGACTTCCTGCCGGAAAAAGACATGCACATGTTTGGCACATATCCTCTGCTGGCCGGAAatgaagagggaaggggtTTGGTAAAATGTGGAAGGTGTGGAAAAGTCGGGATGGAGTGGGCAGCCGCAGAGCATCGAC gGGTGTGTAATCATGTATTGGACGGGGCACCTCTTGTGACGAAAAAGTCTGCAAAGATCATGGACACAAAAAAGAGGCGTGCATCCGAGG ACGTCTCAATCTCTCCCTCCAAACGCGCGCGtttgccttctccatcttcatcggGTATACCTGAAGAGTACAagggattgaagaagaatgagatCAAAAAGCTCCAAAAAGACAAGATCCGCGCGGAAAAGCGAGAggcaaaagaaagagaacgTTTGGAAATTGCAGAACGTAAACGTCAACGAG CCAATAATCCTATCAATTATGACAGACAGTGTGGTGTCATCAACGACAAGGGTCACCCCTGTGCTCGTTCACTCACCTGCAAAACTCATACCGTCGGTGCCAAACGCGCCGTCCAGGGGCGTACTCGTCCTTATGACGAACTTTACCTTGATTGGCAACGTGAGCATAACCCCAACTTTAAAGAACCTGTcaaaaaggacaaggtcgaaaagaagaaggaaaagaagaagggtgacactgaggatgacgaggtATTAGCcgaaggcgaagagggCAGGAGGGAGATCAGCGAGCTTATTGCACTCACGCGAATGGCCGGAGAACGATGCAAGCATCACATCTCAACTCTCGGTCATATCCCGCCCCAACCCACCCTTACGCCGGGGGTGCCCCCTCCCGCCGCCCCTCCCCGCCCACAACAACGTCCTGCCAAAAAACCTCCCTTCCAGCCGACTTGGCGATCAAGTTCTTCAGCTAACGATTTCAGCGATGTGGGAAGGATGCTGGTGCAAGCCCTCGCTGCGAGGAGCAGGCCTGCTGTAGGGGGGCTGACGGTGCAGGTGCCTGTACCTGGTGGTGGGGTTGTGCCTGGGTCGTCTTCAGCTGGTGTGCAAGGCCAAGCGGTCAAGATCCCTGTATCATGA
- a CDS encoding forkhead domain-containing protein, translating into MEAQRVAHPQSIGVSRPRYPGLPLLRMKPSSPQRNDSWDLYSSGSLSSSRASTPPSASSFHAPDPGVEGIPDGPRPLTRPQAPLAFLMGQAILSSSRGGLSLGHIYRWIETAYPFFAADTAGWRNSVRHTLSTNKVFEKTDRTTDYPSGKGGIWTIKKGEEWRWDGVETFTRTFQADSERVKSRNRTPSQTSEASTSSAAVIEPHYGPEPGTEGIPEGPRPFTRPQAPLAFLMGQAILSSSFGGLSLEHIYRWIETAYPFFATDTAGWRNSVRHTLSIHKMFAKVERTDKYPRGKGCIWTIVKGEECHWGENETFTKNFPPGHPHYAICRQTVWDKERKGEGKKGGKRKKRLSDEVSELNSVPESGLTTPIESISPKVRSPHPLSNVPLPTDVPPVMTMYEKRPSLPPLRSFSGPTLPPFSSFNLQSDSSIKGAHRRSESLHSLHLRKYSSEFELPPIKRFRVSETLPSIDSPAFSGSNNIRPTLPPIRDHLTRDQISASGAVASPPPYLPPITLDADVAPLYERTSLYPQKQTSYERYSSSLDDDTPNDGNQYNKFDAAFRRANERLEVVEVDGRGEVREDMGRRKPWNGFRFWIP; encoded by the exons ATGGAGGCCCAGAGAGTGGCACATCCACAAAGCATCGGCGTCTCTCGTCCTCGCTACCC CGGCCTACCTCTGCTACGAATGAAGCCATCTTCGCCGCAAAGGAACGACAGCTGGGATTTGTATTCCAGCGGAagtctctcctcttctcgtgCCTCTACTCCCCCCTCAGCATCCTCCTTTCATGCGCCTGACCCAGGTGTAGAAGGTATCCCAGATGGTCCTCGCCCTCTCACCCGACCGCAAGCACCTCTAGCCTTCCTTATGGGCCAGGCTATCCTCAGTTCATCCCGAGGTGGCTTATCGCTCGGTCACATATATAGATGGATCGAAACTGCCTATCCTTTCTTCGCTGCCGACACTGCCGGATGGCGCAATTCGGTCAGACATACATTATCCACAAACAAGGTGTTTGAAAAGACAGACCGCACCACAGACTACCCATCAGGAAAAGGTGGTATTTGGACAATCAAGAAGGGCGAAGAATGGCGTTGGGATGGAGTGGAGACCTTTACCAGGACATTTCAGGCTGATTCAGAAAGGGTAAAGTCCAGAAATAGGACTCCGTCACAGACAAGCGAGGCATCTACGTCCTCAGCGGCGGTCATAGAGCCCCATTATGGCCCCGAACCTGGCACTGAAGGTATCCCAGAAGGCCCACGCCCTTTTACACGTCCTCAAGCACCATTGGCATTCCTCATGGGTCAAGCCATCCTTAGTTCTTCCTTTGGCGGTCTATCTTTAGAGCACATCTACCGCTGGATTGAGACTGCCTATCCATTTTTCGCCACCGATACAGCTGGGTGGCGAAACTCTGTAAGACATACCCTATCTATACACAAGATGTTCGCCAAGGTTGAAAGGACCGACAAATACCCTCGAGGAAAGGGGTGCATCTGGACGATTGTTAAGGGCGAAGAATGTCATTGGGGAGAAAATGAGACGTTTACCAAGAATTTCCCACCGGGGCACCCCCACTATGCCATATGTCGACAGACTGTTTGGGATAAGGAACgtaaaggagaaggaaagaaagggggaaagagaaagaaaagattATCGGATGAGGTCAGCGAGCTTAAT TCGGTCCCGGAGAGTGGTCTTACGACCCCTATTGAATCAATTAGCCCCAAGGTACGGAGCCCGCATCCCCTCAGTAACGTCCCTCTCCCCACAGACGTCCCACCTGTCATGACCATGTACGAGAAACGGCCGTCACTCCCTCCTCTGCGCAGCTTCTCGGGTCCTACCCTGCCgccattttcttctttcaatcTCCAGTCCGACTCTAGCATTAAAGGTGCTCATCGACGCTCCGAGTCTCTTCATTCCCTTCACCTTCGTAAATACTCATCCGAGTTTGAGCTTCCACCAATTAAGCGCTTCCGCGTAAGCGAAACCCTTCCTTCTATCGATTCACCCGCTTTTTCGGGGTCTAATAATATCAGacccactcttcctccaatcCGGGATCACCTTACTCGAGACCAGATATCCGCCTCCGGAGCGGTTGCGTCCCCACCACCTTACCTCCCTCCCATCACTCTTGACGCAGATGTCGCTCCTCTTTATGAACGTACCTCTCTCTACCCTCAAAAGCAGACATCCTATGAACGATACTCCAGCTCTTTAGACGACGACACTCCAAATGATGGGAACCAGTATAATAAATTTGATGCGGCTTTTAGAAGGGCGAACGAAAGGCTGGAAGTGGTAGAGGTTGACGGAAGAGGGGAAGTTAGGGAAGACATGGGACGAAGGAAGCCTTGGAATGGGTTCAGATTTTGGATACCTTGA
- a CDS encoding UV damage endonuclease UvdE → MSLSLLFRQPRLPAITTKVILRRPYSPYLSGSFPTSSHIQASMPPRRSARTALQPSSTNRAPFITSPRSLEQPPPSPPSRPPKATLLAVAMAMDEDNLTPPPISDVEDDQVGKVAVNGAADRGTAKRKRSSKVVAEEAGKVKIGTVSSTNGRKRGGNSKAELATAKEEAESEEELDVKEELAIPENGKKNRRKIKVELATTAKNGEQEGKPKKKVVKKSRIAKDELQHDDEGNEIVKRKRKLREYPKKVYEIPDVERKTTTFRGRLGYACLNTVLRANKPDSIFCSRTCRIASIEEEGLELPKGLGLMNVRDLKTLIQWNEGNKIRFMRMSSEMFPFASHAKYGYSLDFADAELKDAGDLARRYGHRLTMHPGQFTQLGSPKKAVVDASIRELEYHCEIMDRMGLGPDGVMIIHMGGVYGDKESTLARFKENYTTLASDKVKARLVLENDEICYNVDDLLPVCTELDIPIIFDYHHDALNPSTDPPGELIPKIAGVWNKKGIKMKQHLSEPRPGAQSIMERRAHADRCQTLPAELPDDVDLMIEAKDKEQAVFELYRIYGLEDVIHDNLRPPDPNPSMQTKGRKSNLKKKTKETGDVDSQGEPVHLSDIEKEGDGGLGDEGFKKDGQVVEAVDDVGMEVDMKATKEKPKKRGRVKKEAAAE, encoded by the exons ATGAGCTTATCGCTCCTTTTTCGACAACCACGACTACCTGCAATCACGACAAAAGTAATTCTTCGGAGACCATATTCGCCTTACTTGTCAGGCTCATTCCCCACATCATCTCATATTCAAGCTAGTATGCCTCCCCGAAGAAGTGCACGTACAGCTCTCCAACCCTCTTCAACAAACAGGGCGCCTTTCATCACCTCTCCCAGAAGTCTAGAGCAACCCCCTCCGTCCCCACCATCCAGACCACCAAAAGCGACTTTACTGGCGGTAGCAATGGCCATGGACGAAGATAACCTTACACCTCCTCCGATTTCCgatgttgaggatgacCAGGTCGGGAAAGTGGCGGTGAATGGCGCTGCAGACCGGGGGACGGCTAAACGTAAGAGGAGCTCAAAAGTGGtggcagaagaagcaggaaaGGTGAAAATTGGAACAGTTAGTTCAACGAAtgggagaaaaagaggcgGGAATAGTAAGGCTGAACTTGCTACcgccaaggaagaagctgagagTGAGGAAGAACTCGATGTCAAGGAAGAATTGGCAATACCCGAGAACGGCAAGAAAAACAGACGAAAAATCAAAGTTGAGTTAGCGACCACAGCGAAAAATGGggaacaagaaggaaaaccaaagaagaaagtaGTAAAGAAATCACGAATAGCCAAAGACGAACTGCAACACGACGATGAAGGCAATGAGATCGTGAAACGTAAACGAAAGCTTAGGGAGTACCCCAAAAAGGTATACGAAATTCCTGATGTTGAGCGAAAGACGACAACATTCAGAG GGCGCCTTGGATACGCCTGTCTGAATACCGTATTACGTGCCAACAAGCCCGATAGCATATTTTGTTCAAGAACTTGTCGAATCGCCAGTatagaggaagaggggcTTGAGTTGCCTAAAGGGCTCGGGCTAATGAACGTTCGAGACCTCAAGACATTGATCCAGTGGAATGAGGGCAACAAGATTCGTTTCATGCGGATGTCTTCTGAAATGTTTCCGTTCGCATCTCACGCCAAGTACGGATACTCTCTCGATTTTGCAGATGCAGAGTTGAAGGACGCAGGAGATTTAGCAAGAAGGTATGGGCACAGATTGACTATGCATCCTGGTCAG TTTACGCAATTAGGGTCACCGAAAAAGGCTGTAGTAGATGCGTCAATTAGAGAGTTAGAATATCACTGTGAAATCATGGACAGGATGGGACTTGGGCCAGATGGTGTCATGAT TATCCATATGGGTGGTGTTTATGGGGATAAGGAAAGTACTTTGGCAAGGTTCAAAGAAAACTACACCACCCTTGCGAGCGACAAAGTGAAGGCAAGGCTTGTCCTGGAGAATGACGAA ATTTGCTACAACGTCGATGATCTTCTACCAGTTTGTACTGAGCTTGACATCCCCATCATCTTTGATTATCACCACGACGCCCTGAACCCTTCCACCGACCCTCCCGGAGAGCTTATCCCGAAGATTGCAGGGGTCTGGAACAAGAAGGGAATCAAGATGAAGCAACATCTATCAGAGCCTAGGCCGGGAGCACAGAGCATaatggagagaagggcgCATGCTGATCGATGTCAAACGCTCCCAGCGGAGTTGCCAGATGATGTTGATTTGATGATTGAAGCCAAAGACAAA GAGCAAGCAGTCTTCGAGCTGTACCGAATCTA CGGTCTGGAAGATGTCATCCATGACAATCTGCGCCCCCCTGACCCCAACCCCAGCATGCAGACCAAGGGCAGAAAGAGCAATCTCAAGAA GAAGACCAAAGAAACCGGGGATGTCGACTCTCAAGGTGAACCGGTCCATCTGTCAGATATCGAAAAGGAGGGCGATGGGGGGTTGGGCGATGAGGGCTTCAAGAAAGACGGACAGGTCGTGGAGGCGGTAGATGATGTGGGTATGGAGGTAGATATGAAAGCGACGAAGGAGAAGCccaagaagagagggagggtAAAGAAAGAAGCGGCGGCAGAGTAA